In Oncorhynchus nerka isolate Pitt River linkage group LG21, Oner_Uvic_2.0, whole genome shotgun sequence, the following are encoded in one genomic region:
- the LOC115104293 gene encoding fas-binding factor 1 homolog isoform X3 translates to MFTNNSLVDRECTLKMLQQRNMRAKQKKGQKSSIDDMLGDLLGDDDFPVKAKALAREAGRLGPSLPSHSGKRSLLGDDDFFSKLAEEAENDEGSDVSEADPTALLESMKDIDDMDADLFGSKKKPSSAPAQSKGSGIGGPTKNPPKSGNKLKGGISDEPDIEEKKPSSAPASTARGYKRFSFTNDDDDVLAPTTDTKDFDDPLADLLDDLPIEDKNEPKITKKAPPEKSVLPPDSPIIKKKETASPAPVPKKRDELTFDDDEDDLMNALGFGESPKESPKKNETVYIPKNESSSELPQRARTRLDEILGRGTSPRLLERPPTGERKDPPQQQEKQKHHQETPTTKDPFLEEDLTFGSYQPTLVTTPEGRHSRRQSVRFSTEDNSAFSPEKKPIPTTLTPTFPRPAADWLGLSQDDEEEPPPVPEPLKTPSSSSVGSKPSSSGNHIPQPSTETPNTSFKYSKPVGPSVEVSASQKHEDDWLSGALSRKKTQSSTRSEEKRTTQEDFLGFGDEVDLESFLSKHGSSPASRRKDASTPNKEPGEPSHRQPSPTAHSTPVSEDQFRPVPQQSQMQNTAPVVQPQVSLSANSLQQLLLQQQLESQLLGLGGAVDVAGLQRQKRDTEKQNGHLALQARIIKLEGQVRSLQQELDQNQILLESVQQRHKQDTELMENTHRARVKLLDDSAAQREARARQECEDLAERLATITRIAEQERMELQEKHQRRLAQTQQDRDREVERLRDLQRKSILEMKKDHEDQVQRLKRLKDEEIDAVTSATSQTRSLTVVIEQMENFSHRLGDLSSRVESTHENTAQGLEQGARQRDEQLRVMQDRLGQQQRAMAEERTRLKEVIAKMDTQLAEQQRQLEKERWRVNAEQAKADSSQRGLDEERRSLTQHISMEREELERAKSALLEEQQQVMQRCAEERRKLAAEWTQFHTQEKQRQDRAEREASRALERDAHREGSIISMAQEQVDLKLRAGELKQHEAAVAREREALERQREELDREKERLSGTGLQLKTRAQEVEAFSKLASEKYNEGEMALQESRQVETEHQTRLRNIHSQMERLRQQEQHLHQERMNMTEQRREMEALKHSLPITPFPQSMAPIFTDFRPVLAVPQMASTKAVRQPPPLVSNPDSTELQARLALLRHTAEKDRDFLQDEQFFLDTLKKAPYNSAFHTD, encoded by the exons ATTTCCCAGTGAAGGCCAAAGCTCTGGCCCGTGAAGCAGGCAGACTAGGACCTTCTCTACCATCACACAGTGGAAAACG CTCACTATTGGGTGACGACGACTTCTTCAGCAAACTGGCTGAGGAAGCTGAAAATGATGAG GGCTCTGATGTTTCTGAGGCTGATCCCACAGCCTTACTGGAGAGCATGAAG GACATAGATGATATGGACGCTGATCTCTTTGGATCAAAGAAAAAGCCCAGTTCAGCCCCAGCTCAGAGTAAAGGCTCCGGCATTGGAGGACCTACGAAAAATCCTCCTAAATCAGGAAACAAGTTAAAAGGAGGAATCTCAGATGAGCCAGACATTGAGGAGAAGAAGCCAAGTTCTGCTCCTGCATCGACAGCACGTGGCTACAAGAGGTTCAGCTTCACTA atgatgatgatgatgttcttGCCCCAACAACTGACACAAAAG ACTTTGATGACCCTTTGGCTGACCTGTTAGATGATCTACCCATAGAAGACAAAAATGAGCCAAAAATCACCAAAAAAGCTCCTCCAGAGAAATCAGTGCTGCCCCCAGACTCCCCTATCATAAAGAAAAAAGAAACAG CCTCACCAGCTCCAGTTCCAAAAAAGCGGGACGAGCTTACGTTTGATGATGACGAGGATGACCTAATGAATGCATTGGGGTTTGGGGAGAGTCCCAAAGAGAGCCCTAAGAAGAATGAGACCGTGTACATACCAAAGAATGAGAG cagcagtgaGCTCCCTCAAAGAGCACGCACCAGGCTAGATGAGATTCTGGGGCGTGGGACTTCCCCTCGCCTTCTGGAGCGCCCTCcaacaggggagaggaaggaccCTCCGCAGCAGCAGGAAAAGCAGAAGCATCATCAGGAGACCCCCACTACTAAAG ACCCCTTCCTAGAAGAAGACCTGACGTTTGGTTCCTATCAACCTACACTGGTCACTACACCGGAGGGACGCCACTCACGCAGACAGTCGGTCAG ATTCTCCACTGAGGACAACAGTGCCTTTTCTCCTGAGAAGAAACCAATACCCACCACGCTCACCCCTACCTTTCCCCGACCTGctgcagactggctggggctCTCGCAGGATGATGAGGAAGAGCCCCCGCCTGTACCAGAACCCTTGAAGACCCCCTCCTCTTCGTCAGTGGGAAGCAAACCCTCCTCTTCTGGCAACCACATTCCACAGCCATCGACAGAGACTCCAAACACCTCCTTCAAATACTCCAAACCAGTAGGACCCAGTGTAGAGGTCTCTGCAAGCCAAAAGCATGAAGATGATTGGCTATCAGGGGCATTGAGCAGGAAGAAGACTCAATCATCCACACGGTCAGAGGAAAAGAGGACAACCCAGGAAGACTTTCTGGGGTTTGGAGACGAGGTGGATCTGGAGTCGTTTCTCAG CAAACATGGTTCTTCACCAGCTTCCAGGAGGAAAGATGCATCCACCCCCAACAAGGAACCAGG GGAGCCCTCCCACAGACAGCCCAGCCCTACTGCTCATTCTACCCCAGTGAGTGAGGACCAGTTCAGGCCTG TGCCACAGCAAAGCCAGATGCAGAACACTGCACCTGTTGTCCAACCACAG GTGTCTCTTTCAGCCAACAGTTTGCAACAACTCTTGCTACAACAGCAG TTGGAGTCCCAGCTGCTGGGGTTAGGGGGAGCTGTGGATGTAGCTGGGctgcagagacagaagagagacactGAGAAGCAGAATGGACATCTAGCTTTACAGGCCCGCATCATCAAACTGGAGGGACAG GTGAGATCTCTACAGCAGGAGCTAGACCAGAACCAGATCTTGCTGGAGAGTGTTCAGCAGAGACACAAGCAGGACACTGAGCTCATGGAGAACACACATAG GGCTCGTGTGAAGCTGCTTGACGATTCCGCGGCACAGCGAGAAGCACGGGCACGACAGGAATGCGAGGACCTAGCAGAGCGCTTAGCCACCATCACACGTATAGCTGAACAGGAGCGTATGGAGCTGCAGGAAAAGCACCAGCGCAGACTGGCCCAAACCCAGCAGGACAGAGACCGAGAGGTGGAGCGACTCAGAGACCTACAGAG GAAGTCTATTTTGGAGATGAAGAAAGACCACGAGGATCAGGTCCAGAGACTGAAGAGATTGAAGGATGAGGAGATTGATGCAGTGACCAGTGCCACATCACAAACCAG GTCCCTGACAGTGGTGATTGAGCAGATGGAGAATTTCTCCCACAGGCTGGGGGACCTTTCATCTCGGGTGGAGAGCACCCATGAGAACACAGCCCAGGGGCTGGAGCAGGGGGCACGGCAGAGAGACGAACAGCTCCGAG TGATGCAGgaccgtctgggccagcagcagaGGGCCATGGCAGAGGAGAGAACAAGGCTCAAAGAAGTCATCGCCAAGATGGACACCCAGCTGGCTGAGCAGCAGAGGCAACTAGAGAAG GAGCGCTGGAGAGTGAATGCAGAGCAGGCTAAGGCCGACTCATCTCAGAGAGGCCTGGACGAGGAGAGACGCTCTCTAACTCAGCACAtcagcatggagagagaggagctggagaggGCAAAA AGTGCCCTGTTGGAGGAGCAGCAGCAGGTAATGCAGCGCTGtgcagaggagagaaggaagctgGCGGCTGAGTGGACCCAGTTCCACACCCAGGAGAAGCAGAGGCAGGACCGAGCAGAGCGGGAGGCCAGCCGGGCGCTGGAGAGGGATGCTCACAGAGAGGGCTCCATCATCAGCATGGCGCAG GAACAGGTGGACCTGAAGCTGCGTGCTGGGGAGCTAAAGCAGCATGAGGCAGCTGTAGCACGGGAGAGGGAGgctctggagagacagagggaggaactgGACAGGGAAAAGGAGAGGCTGAGTGGTACAGGCCTGCAGCTGAAGACACGTGCCCAGGAGGTAGAGGCCTTCAGCAAG CTGGCATCAGAAAAATATAATGAGGGGGAGATGGCCCTACAGGAGTCGAGACAGGTGGAGACTGAGCACCAGACCAGGCTGAGGAACATCCACTCCCAGATGGAGAGACTGAGACAGCAGGAACAGCATCTCCATCAG GAGAGAATGAATATGACTGAGCAGCGTAGGGAAATGGAGGCACTCAAGCACAGCCTTCCAATCACTCCTTTCCCTCAATCTATGGCCCCTATATTCACAG ACTTCAGACCAGTGTTGGCAGTACCTCAGATGGCCTCCACCAAGGCTGTTCGCCAGCCCCCACCCCTGGTCTCTAATCCGGATTCAACAGAGCTCCAGGCCAGATTGGCCCTGCTCAGGCACACAGCAGAGAAG GATCGTGACTTTCTGCAGGACGAGCAGTTCTTCCTGGACACACTCAAGAAAGCACCTTACAATTCAGCCTTTCACACTGATTAA
- the LOC115104293 gene encoding fas-binding factor 1 homolog isoform X5 codes for MFTNNSLVDRECTLKMLQQRNMRAKQKKGQKSSIDDMLGDLLGDDDFPVKAKALAREAGRLGPSLPSHSGKRSLLGDDDFFSKLAEEAENDEGSDVSEADPTALLESMKDIDDMDADLFGSKKKPSSAPAQSKGSGIGGPTKNPPKSGNKLKGGISDEPDIEEKKPSSAPASTARGYKRFSFTNDDDDVLAPTTDTKDFDDPLADLLDDLPIEDKNEPKITKKAPPEKSVLPPDSPIIKKKETASPAPVPKKRDELTFDDDEDDLMNALGFGESPKESPKKNETVYIPKNESSSELPQRARTRLDEILGRGTSPRLLERPPTGERKDPPQQQEKQKHHQETPTTKDPFLEEDLTFGSYQPTLVTTPEGRHSRRQSVRFSTEDNSAFSPEKKPIPTTLTPTFPRPAADWLGLSQDDEEEPPPVPEPLKTPSSSSVGSKPSSSGNHIPQPSTETPNTSFKYSKPVGPSVEVSASQKHEDDWLSGALSRKKTQSSTRSEEKRTTQEDFLGFGDEVDLESFLSKHGSSPASRRKDASTPNKEPGDSPLPREPSHRQPSPTAHSTPVSEDQFRPVPQQSQMQNTAPVVQPQVSLSANSLQQLLLQQQLESQLLGLGGAVDVAGLQRQKRDTEKQNGHLALQARIIKLEGQVRSLQQELDQNQILLESVQQRHKQDTELMENTHRARVKLLDDSAAQREARARQECEDLAERLATITRIAEQERMELQEKHQRRLAQTQQDRDREVERLRDLQRKSILEMKKDHEDQVQRLKRLKDEEIDAVTSATSQTRSLTVVIEQMENFSHRLGDLSSRVESTHENTAQGLEQGARQRDEQLRVMQDRLGQQQRAMAEERTRLKEVIAKMDTQLAEQQRQLEKERWRVNAEQAKADSSQRGLDEERRSLTQHISMEREELERAKSALLEEQQQVMQRCAEERRKLAAEWTQFHTQEKQRQDRAEREASRALERDAHREGSIISMAQEQVDLKLRAGELKQHEAAVAREREALERQREELDREKERLSGTGLQLKTRAQEVEAFSKESRQVETEHQTRLRNIHSQMERLRQQEQHLHQERMNMTEQRREMEALKHSLPITPFPQSMAPIFTDFRPVLAVPQMASTKAVRQPPPLVSNPDSTELQARLALLRHTAEKDRDFLQDEQFFLDTLKKAPYNSAFHTD; via the exons ATTTCCCAGTGAAGGCCAAAGCTCTGGCCCGTGAAGCAGGCAGACTAGGACCTTCTCTACCATCACACAGTGGAAAACG CTCACTATTGGGTGACGACGACTTCTTCAGCAAACTGGCTGAGGAAGCTGAAAATGATGAG GGCTCTGATGTTTCTGAGGCTGATCCCACAGCCTTACTGGAGAGCATGAAG GACATAGATGATATGGACGCTGATCTCTTTGGATCAAAGAAAAAGCCCAGTTCAGCCCCAGCTCAGAGTAAAGGCTCCGGCATTGGAGGACCTACGAAAAATCCTCCTAAATCAGGAAACAAGTTAAAAGGAGGAATCTCAGATGAGCCAGACATTGAGGAGAAGAAGCCAAGTTCTGCTCCTGCATCGACAGCACGTGGCTACAAGAGGTTCAGCTTCACTA atgatgatgatgatgttcttGCCCCAACAACTGACACAAAAG ACTTTGATGACCCTTTGGCTGACCTGTTAGATGATCTACCCATAGAAGACAAAAATGAGCCAAAAATCACCAAAAAAGCTCCTCCAGAGAAATCAGTGCTGCCCCCAGACTCCCCTATCATAAAGAAAAAAGAAACAG CCTCACCAGCTCCAGTTCCAAAAAAGCGGGACGAGCTTACGTTTGATGATGACGAGGATGACCTAATGAATGCATTGGGGTTTGGGGAGAGTCCCAAAGAGAGCCCTAAGAAGAATGAGACCGTGTACATACCAAAGAATGAGAG cagcagtgaGCTCCCTCAAAGAGCACGCACCAGGCTAGATGAGATTCTGGGGCGTGGGACTTCCCCTCGCCTTCTGGAGCGCCCTCcaacaggggagaggaaggaccCTCCGCAGCAGCAGGAAAAGCAGAAGCATCATCAGGAGACCCCCACTACTAAAG ACCCCTTCCTAGAAGAAGACCTGACGTTTGGTTCCTATCAACCTACACTGGTCACTACACCGGAGGGACGCCACTCACGCAGACAGTCGGTCAG ATTCTCCACTGAGGACAACAGTGCCTTTTCTCCTGAGAAGAAACCAATACCCACCACGCTCACCCCTACCTTTCCCCGACCTGctgcagactggctggggctCTCGCAGGATGATGAGGAAGAGCCCCCGCCTGTACCAGAACCCTTGAAGACCCCCTCCTCTTCGTCAGTGGGAAGCAAACCCTCCTCTTCTGGCAACCACATTCCACAGCCATCGACAGAGACTCCAAACACCTCCTTCAAATACTCCAAACCAGTAGGACCCAGTGTAGAGGTCTCTGCAAGCCAAAAGCATGAAGATGATTGGCTATCAGGGGCATTGAGCAGGAAGAAGACTCAATCATCCACACGGTCAGAGGAAAAGAGGACAACCCAGGAAGACTTTCTGGGGTTTGGAGACGAGGTGGATCTGGAGTCGTTTCTCAG CAAACATGGTTCTTCACCAGCTTCCAGGAGGAAAGATGCATCCACCCCCAACAAGGAACCAGG AGATTCTCCTCTGCCCAGGGAGCCCTCCCACAGACAGCCCAGCCCTACTGCTCATTCTACCCCAGTGAGTGAGGACCAGTTCAGGCCTG TGCCACAGCAAAGCCAGATGCAGAACACTGCACCTGTTGTCCAACCACAG GTGTCTCTTTCAGCCAACAGTTTGCAACAACTCTTGCTACAACAGCAG TTGGAGTCCCAGCTGCTGGGGTTAGGGGGAGCTGTGGATGTAGCTGGGctgcagagacagaagagagacactGAGAAGCAGAATGGACATCTAGCTTTACAGGCCCGCATCATCAAACTGGAGGGACAG GTGAGATCTCTACAGCAGGAGCTAGACCAGAACCAGATCTTGCTGGAGAGTGTTCAGCAGAGACACAAGCAGGACACTGAGCTCATGGAGAACACACATAG GGCTCGTGTGAAGCTGCTTGACGATTCCGCGGCACAGCGAGAAGCACGGGCACGACAGGAATGCGAGGACCTAGCAGAGCGCTTAGCCACCATCACACGTATAGCTGAACAGGAGCGTATGGAGCTGCAGGAAAAGCACCAGCGCAGACTGGCCCAAACCCAGCAGGACAGAGACCGAGAGGTGGAGCGACTCAGAGACCTACAGAG GAAGTCTATTTTGGAGATGAAGAAAGACCACGAGGATCAGGTCCAGAGACTGAAGAGATTGAAGGATGAGGAGATTGATGCAGTGACCAGTGCCACATCACAAACCAG GTCCCTGACAGTGGTGATTGAGCAGATGGAGAATTTCTCCCACAGGCTGGGGGACCTTTCATCTCGGGTGGAGAGCACCCATGAGAACACAGCCCAGGGGCTGGAGCAGGGGGCACGGCAGAGAGACGAACAGCTCCGAG TGATGCAGgaccgtctgggccagcagcagaGGGCCATGGCAGAGGAGAGAACAAGGCTCAAAGAAGTCATCGCCAAGATGGACACCCAGCTGGCTGAGCAGCAGAGGCAACTAGAGAAG GAGCGCTGGAGAGTGAATGCAGAGCAGGCTAAGGCCGACTCATCTCAGAGAGGCCTGGACGAGGAGAGACGCTCTCTAACTCAGCACAtcagcatggagagagaggagctggagaggGCAAAA AGTGCCCTGTTGGAGGAGCAGCAGCAGGTAATGCAGCGCTGtgcagaggagagaaggaagctgGCGGCTGAGTGGACCCAGTTCCACACCCAGGAGAAGCAGAGGCAGGACCGAGCAGAGCGGGAGGCCAGCCGGGCGCTGGAGAGGGATGCTCACAGAGAGGGCTCCATCATCAGCATGGCGCAG GAACAGGTGGACCTGAAGCTGCGTGCTGGGGAGCTAAAGCAGCATGAGGCAGCTGTAGCACGGGAGAGGGAGgctctggagagacagagggaggaactgGACAGGGAAAAGGAGAGGCTGAGTGGTACAGGCCTGCAGCTGAAGACACGTGCCCAGGAGGTAGAGGCCTTCAGCAAG GAGTCGAGACAGGTGGAGACTGAGCACCAGACCAGGCTGAGGAACATCCACTCCCAGATGGAGAGACTGAGACAGCAGGAACAGCATCTCCATCAG GAGAGAATGAATATGACTGAGCAGCGTAGGGAAATGGAGGCACTCAAGCACAGCCTTCCAATCACTCCTTTCCCTCAATCTATGGCCCCTATATTCACAG ACTTCAGACCAGTGTTGGCAGTACCTCAGATGGCCTCCACCAAGGCTGTTCGCCAGCCCCCACCCCTGGTCTCTAATCCGGATTCAACAGAGCTCCAGGCCAGATTGGCCCTGCTCAGGCACACAGCAGAGAAG GATCGTGACTTTCTGCAGGACGAGCAGTTCTTCCTGGACACACTCAAGAAAGCACCTTACAATTCAGCCTTTCACACTGATTAA
- the LOC115104293 gene encoding fas-binding factor 1 homolog isoform X2, whose product MFTNNSLVDRECTLKMLQQRNMRAKQKKGQKSSIDDMLGDLLGDDDFPVKAKALAREAGRLGPSLPSHSGKRSLLGDDDFFSKLAEEAENDEGSDVSEADPTALLESMKDIDDMDADLFGSKKKPSSAPAQSKGSGIGGPTKNPPKSGNKLKGGISDEPDIEEKKPSSAPASTARGYKRFSFTNDDDDVLAPTTDTKDFDDPLADLLDDLPIEDKNEPKITKKAPPEKSVLPPDSPIIKKKETASPAPVPKKRDELTFDDDEDDLMNALGFGESPKESPKKNETVYIPKNESSELPQRARTRLDEILGRGTSPRLLERPPTGERKDPPQQQEKQKHHQETPTTKDPFLEEDLTFGSYQPTLVTTPEGRHSRRQSVRFSTEDNSAFSPEKKPIPTTLTPTFPRPAADWLGLSQDDEEEPPPVPEPLKTPSSSSVGSKPSSSGNHIPQPSTETPNTSFKYSKPVGPSVEVSASQKHEDDWLSGALSRKKTQSSTRSEEKRTTQEDFLGFGDEVDLESFLSKHGSSPASRRKDASTPNKEPGDSPLPREPSHRQPSPTAHSTPVSEDQFRPVPQQSQMQNTAPVVQPQVSLSANSLQQLLLQQQLESQLLGLGGAVDVAGLQRQKRDTEKQNGHLALQARIIKLEGQVRSLQQELDQNQILLESVQQRHKQDTELMENTHRARVKLLDDSAAQREARARQECEDLAERLATITRIAEQERMELQEKHQRRLAQTQQDRDREVERLRDLQRKSILEMKKDHEDQVQRLKRLKDEEIDAVTSATSQTRSLTVVIEQMENFSHRLGDLSSRVESTHENTAQGLEQGARQRDEQLRVMQDRLGQQQRAMAEERTRLKEVIAKMDTQLAEQQRQLEKERWRVNAEQAKADSSQRGLDEERRSLTQHISMEREELERAKSALLEEQQQVMQRCAEERRKLAAEWTQFHTQEKQRQDRAEREASRALERDAHREGSIISMAQEQVDLKLRAGELKQHEAAVAREREALERQREELDREKERLSGTGLQLKTRAQEVEAFSKLASEKYNEGEMALQESRQVETEHQTRLRNIHSQMERLRQQEQHLHQERMNMTEQRREMEALKHSLPITPFPQSMAPIFTDFRPVLAVPQMASTKAVRQPPPLVSNPDSTELQARLALLRHTAEKDRDFLQDEQFFLDTLKKAPYNSAFHTD is encoded by the exons ATTTCCCAGTGAAGGCCAAAGCTCTGGCCCGTGAAGCAGGCAGACTAGGACCTTCTCTACCATCACACAGTGGAAAACG CTCACTATTGGGTGACGACGACTTCTTCAGCAAACTGGCTGAGGAAGCTGAAAATGATGAG GGCTCTGATGTTTCTGAGGCTGATCCCACAGCCTTACTGGAGAGCATGAAG GACATAGATGATATGGACGCTGATCTCTTTGGATCAAAGAAAAAGCCCAGTTCAGCCCCAGCTCAGAGTAAAGGCTCCGGCATTGGAGGACCTACGAAAAATCCTCCTAAATCAGGAAACAAGTTAAAAGGAGGAATCTCAGATGAGCCAGACATTGAGGAGAAGAAGCCAAGTTCTGCTCCTGCATCGACAGCACGTGGCTACAAGAGGTTCAGCTTCACTA atgatgatgatgatgttcttGCCCCAACAACTGACACAAAAG ACTTTGATGACCCTTTGGCTGACCTGTTAGATGATCTACCCATAGAAGACAAAAATGAGCCAAAAATCACCAAAAAAGCTCCTCCAGAGAAATCAGTGCTGCCCCCAGACTCCCCTATCATAAAGAAAAAAGAAACAG CCTCACCAGCTCCAGTTCCAAAAAAGCGGGACGAGCTTACGTTTGATGATGACGAGGATGACCTAATGAATGCATTGGGGTTTGGGGAGAGTCCCAAAGAGAGCCCTAAGAAGAATGAGACCGTGTACATACCAAAGAATGAGAG cagtgaGCTCCCTCAAAGAGCACGCACCAGGCTAGATGAGATTCTGGGGCGTGGGACTTCCCCTCGCCTTCTGGAGCGCCCTCcaacaggggagaggaaggaccCTCCGCAGCAGCAGGAAAAGCAGAAGCATCATCAGGAGACCCCCACTACTAAAG ACCCCTTCCTAGAAGAAGACCTGACGTTTGGTTCCTATCAACCTACACTGGTCACTACACCGGAGGGACGCCACTCACGCAGACAGTCGGTCAG ATTCTCCACTGAGGACAACAGTGCCTTTTCTCCTGAGAAGAAACCAATACCCACCACGCTCACCCCTACCTTTCCCCGACCTGctgcagactggctggggctCTCGCAGGATGATGAGGAAGAGCCCCCGCCTGTACCAGAACCCTTGAAGACCCCCTCCTCTTCGTCAGTGGGAAGCAAACCCTCCTCTTCTGGCAACCACATTCCACAGCCATCGACAGAGACTCCAAACACCTCCTTCAAATACTCCAAACCAGTAGGACCCAGTGTAGAGGTCTCTGCAAGCCAAAAGCATGAAGATGATTGGCTATCAGGGGCATTGAGCAGGAAGAAGACTCAATCATCCACACGGTCAGAGGAAAAGAGGACAACCCAGGAAGACTTTCTGGGGTTTGGAGACGAGGTGGATCTGGAGTCGTTTCTCAG CAAACATGGTTCTTCACCAGCTTCCAGGAGGAAAGATGCATCCACCCCCAACAAGGAACCAGG AGATTCTCCTCTGCCCAGGGAGCCCTCCCACAGACAGCCCAGCCCTACTGCTCATTCTACCCCAGTGAGTGAGGACCAGTTCAGGCCTG TGCCACAGCAAAGCCAGATGCAGAACACTGCACCTGTTGTCCAACCACAG GTGTCTCTTTCAGCCAACAGTTTGCAACAACTCTTGCTACAACAGCAG TTGGAGTCCCAGCTGCTGGGGTTAGGGGGAGCTGTGGATGTAGCTGGGctgcagagacagaagagagacactGAGAAGCAGAATGGACATCTAGCTTTACAGGCCCGCATCATCAAACTGGAGGGACAG GTGAGATCTCTACAGCAGGAGCTAGACCAGAACCAGATCTTGCTGGAGAGTGTTCAGCAGAGACACAAGCAGGACACTGAGCTCATGGAGAACACACATAG GGCTCGTGTGAAGCTGCTTGACGATTCCGCGGCACAGCGAGAAGCACGGGCACGACAGGAATGCGAGGACCTAGCAGAGCGCTTAGCCACCATCACACGTATAGCTGAACAGGAGCGTATGGAGCTGCAGGAAAAGCACCAGCGCAGACTGGCCCAAACCCAGCAGGACAGAGACCGAGAGGTGGAGCGACTCAGAGACCTACAGAG GAAGTCTATTTTGGAGATGAAGAAAGACCACGAGGATCAGGTCCAGAGACTGAAGAGATTGAAGGATGAGGAGATTGATGCAGTGACCAGTGCCACATCACAAACCAG GTCCCTGACAGTGGTGATTGAGCAGATGGAGAATTTCTCCCACAGGCTGGGGGACCTTTCATCTCGGGTGGAGAGCACCCATGAGAACACAGCCCAGGGGCTGGAGCAGGGGGCACGGCAGAGAGACGAACAGCTCCGAG TGATGCAGgaccgtctgggccagcagcagaGGGCCATGGCAGAGGAGAGAACAAGGCTCAAAGAAGTCATCGCCAAGATGGACACCCAGCTGGCTGAGCAGCAGAGGCAACTAGAGAAG GAGCGCTGGAGAGTGAATGCAGAGCAGGCTAAGGCCGACTCATCTCAGAGAGGCCTGGACGAGGAGAGACGCTCTCTAACTCAGCACAtcagcatggagagagaggagctggagaggGCAAAA AGTGCCCTGTTGGAGGAGCAGCAGCAGGTAATGCAGCGCTGtgcagaggagagaaggaagctgGCGGCTGAGTGGACCCAGTTCCACACCCAGGAGAAGCAGAGGCAGGACCGAGCAGAGCGGGAGGCCAGCCGGGCGCTGGAGAGGGATGCTCACAGAGAGGGCTCCATCATCAGCATGGCGCAG GAACAGGTGGACCTGAAGCTGCGTGCTGGGGAGCTAAAGCAGCATGAGGCAGCTGTAGCACGGGAGAGGGAGgctctggagagacagagggaggaactgGACAGGGAAAAGGAGAGGCTGAGTGGTACAGGCCTGCAGCTGAAGACACGTGCCCAGGAGGTAGAGGCCTTCAGCAAG CTGGCATCAGAAAAATATAATGAGGGGGAGATGGCCCTACAGGAGTCGAGACAGGTGGAGACTGAGCACCAGACCAGGCTGAGGAACATCCACTCCCAGATGGAGAGACTGAGACAGCAGGAACAGCATCTCCATCAG GAGAGAATGAATATGACTGAGCAGCGTAGGGAAATGGAGGCACTCAAGCACAGCCTTCCAATCACTCCTTTCCCTCAATCTATGGCCCCTATATTCACAG ACTTCAGACCAGTGTTGGCAGTACCTCAGATGGCCTCCACCAAGGCTGTTCGCCAGCCCCCACCCCTGGTCTCTAATCCGGATTCAACAGAGCTCCAGGCCAGATTGGCCCTGCTCAGGCACACAGCAGAGAAG GATCGTGACTTTCTGCAGGACGAGCAGTTCTTCCTGGACACACTCAAGAAAGCACCTTACAATTCAGCCTTTCACACTGATTAA